One Bombus fervidus isolate BK054 chromosome 7, iyBomFerv1, whole genome shotgun sequence genomic region harbors:
- the LOC139989283 gene encoding uncharacterized protein isoform X1: MLDIPIHTSKGFTYFLRSSWQIYTPENFLKTVSFGSINNNIKSNILKFMENLYAPMVLHSEDYASFLRNDVFLNLHEFIVHLMEEIYKPMGRTILYVPKERLLQTFLKSDTDNYFLLGTNKTTTISEEDERKRKLVGRLEKVVCFWIRQIRRATMTSMRRQINNIQDEVDYWNAKHSNLNHLCAQLLNTEVRLIIDILKNLHSPSASELEKLTIHINDRLEEASSNLMYLNILLRFCKNLNIPEDVENSVTEALLLILFIWTESSFYSTNNISRCNIKILCQALSSQIMEQCKQYIKLDVALGSNPEMGIQMLEKCIFCCNVYKTIYDNVMINVTCYINLNRKWDINQQEVFSKINIFKQRCYDVIEICKALIVFGRDVKIGLIGGPKGTEYEAYLREIEYLFYENLNEIIMARDIVFDVTRSIWFIKIKQFRYIDLQLENMVVNLINDIFKNVKNIEEGIEAIYVLRKFKKRENLRELLQKKWIQVWKIFSSEIEHCYINAINRSREETDIGVTLLCILQYLRNQHSIITNALDWIGDCDFGNCVLQRYEHVVDVIDKRRKMFNIYSTTNGTQYI; this comes from the exons TCATGGCAAATTTATACCccagaaaattttttaaagaccgtTTCATTTGGCAgtattaacaataatattaagaGTAATATCCtaaaatttatggaaaatttgtatGCACCGATGGTGCTGCACAGTGAAGATTACGCTTCAT TTTTAAGAAACGAcgtgtttttaaatttacacgAGTTTATCGTACATCTAATGGAGGAAATTTATAAACCAATGGGTAGAACTATTTTATACGTACCAAAAGAACGTCTTCTCCAGACATTTTTAAAATCGGATACAgacaattattttttgttgGGTACAAATAAAACAACGACCATTTCCGAAGAAgatgaaagaaaacgaaagttAGTCGGCAGGCTAGAAAAAGTAGTTTGCTTTTGGATCAGACAGATACGTAGAGCAACGATGACGTCAATGAGAAGACaaattaacaatatacaaGATGAAGTCGACTATTGGAATGCAAAGC ATTCAAATTTGAATCATTTGTGTGCTCAACTTCTTAATACGGAAGTTCGATTAATCATcgacattttgaaaaatttgcattCTCCAAGCGCAAGTGAATTAGAGAAATTAACTATCCACATTAATGATAGATTAGAGGAAGCGTCGTCAAATTTAATGTACTTAAATATTCTACTtcgtttttgtaaaaatttaaacattcCAGAAGATGTCGAAAATTCTGTGACAGAAGCATTACTTCTTATATTATTCATTTGGACGGAATCGTCATTTTATTCTACGAA caATATTTCTAggtgtaatataaaaatattatgtcaAGCATTAAGCTCACAAATAATGGAACAATGTAAACAATATATCAAACTGGACGTTGCTCTTGGGAGTAATCCTGAAATGGGAATACAGATGTTAGagaaatgtatattttgttgtaatgtttataaaacaatatatgaTAAC GTCATGATAAATGTTACATGTTATATCAATCTTAACAGAAAATGGGACATAAACCAGCAAGAAGTTTTtagcaaaattaatatttttaaacaaagatGCTACGATGtcattgaaatttgtaaagCTTTAATAGTATTCGGAAG AGACGTTAAAATAGGATTAATTGGAGGCCCAAAAGGAACCGAGTATGAAGCATATTTACgggaaattgaatatttattttacgaaaatttaaatgaaattataatggCACGTGACATCGTGTTCGATGTTACAAGATCCATTTGGTTTATAAAGATTAAACAATTTAGGTATATAGATTTGCAATTAGAAAATATGgtagtaaatttaattaatgatatatttaaaaatgtaaagaataTAGAAGAAGGTATCGAGGCAATTTACGTtttacgaaaatttaaaaaaagagagaatttacGAGAATTATTGCAAAAAAAATGGATACAG gtatggaaaatatttagtaGTGAAATCGAACACTGTTACATCAATGCGATTAATCGATCCAGGGAAGAGACTGATATTGGTGTAACTTTGTTATGCATTTTACAATACTTAAGAAATCAGCATTCTATAATTACAAATGCGTTAGATTGGATAGGAGATTGCGATTTTGGAAA CTGTGTTTTGCAACGATATGAACATGTAGTAGATGTAATTGACAAGAGAAGAAAGATGTTTAACATTTACAGTACAACAAATGGAACGCAATATATATAA